A single genomic interval of Bos indicus isolate NIAB-ARS_2022 breed Sahiwal x Tharparkar chromosome 5, NIAB-ARS_B.indTharparkar_mat_pri_1.0, whole genome shotgun sequence harbors:
- the SLC25A17 gene encoding peroxisomal membrane protein PMP34, whose product MSSVLSYESLVHAVAGAVGSVTAMTVFFPLDTARLRLQVDEKRKSKTTHMVLLEIIKEEGLLAPYRGWFPVISSLCCSNFVYFYTFNSLKAVWVKGQHSTTGKDLVVGFVAGVVNVLLTTPLWVVNTRLKLQGAKFRNEDIVPTNYSGIIDAFHQIIRDEGILALWNGTFPSLLLVFNPAIQFMFYEGLKRQLLKKRTKLSSLDVFLIGAIAKAVATTVTYPMQTVQSILRFGRHRLNPENRTLGSLRNILYLLHQRVRRFGIAGLYKGLEAKLLQTVLTAALMFLVYEKLMAATFMVMGLKSTRKH is encoded by the exons GGAAGCGTGACAGCAATGACAGTATTTTTTCCCTTGGATACAGCTCGACTTCGACTTCAAG TTGATGAGAAAAGAAAGTCCAAAACAACACACATGGTGCTCCTGGAGATCATTAAAGAAGAAGGCCT CCTGGCACCATATCGAGGGTGGTTTCCAGTTATCTCCAGTCTCTGCTGCTCCAATTTTGTATATTTCTACACTTTTAATAGCCTCAAAGCAGTCTGGGTCAAAGGTCAACATTCTACTACTGGAAAAGATCTGGTAGTTGGATTTGTTGCAG GGGTGGTGAATGTGCTGCTCACAACTCCACTCTGGGTGGTAAACACCAGACTGAAGCTGCAAGGGGCAAAATTTAGGAATGAAGACATTGTACCGACCAACTACAGTGGTATCATTG ATGCTTTTCACCAGATCATCCGGGATGAAGGGATCCTGGCTTTATGGAACGGCACCTTTCCCTCCCTGCTGCTGGTCTTTAATCCTGCCATCCAGTTCATGTTCTATGAAGGCTTAAAACGGCAGCTTTTAAAGAAACGAACGAAG CTTTCTTCCCTGGATGTGTTCCTCATTGGTGCAATTGCCAAAGCAGTCGCCACCACGGTCACCTATCCTATGCAGACAGTACAATCAATTCTGAGG TTTGGACGTCACAGACTCAACCCAGAAAACAGAACACTGGGGAGTCTTCGGAACATTCTCTATCTCCTTCACCAGCGAGTAAG GCGTTTTGGAATTGCGGGACTCTACAAAGGCCTTGAAGCCAAGCTGCTGCAGACAGTCCTGACTGCTGCTCTCATGTTCCTCGTTTACGAGAAACTGATGGCTGCCACCTTCATGGTCATGGGGCTGAAGAGCACGCGCAAGCACTGA